The DNA region ATGTCAAGAAACTTGCGGATGTCGCCGCCGGAGTACACGCCGCCCGCGGCGATGACAGGAATTTTTGTGCCGGACTCTTGCTCGAACGGGGCCACTATCTTCACCACCTCGGGGATCAGGCGCTCCAGGGCGTACTCCTCATCGTCCAGGTGCTCCGGCTTGAATCCCAGGTGGCCGCCGGCCTTGGGGCCCTCCACCACAAAGGCGTCCGGCAGGCGATTGTAGCGGGAAAGCCACTTGCGGCAGAGTATCTTGGCGGCGCGGGCCGAGGAGATGATCGGCACGAGCTTGGTGCTGGACTTCGCGTCCACGAGCTCCGGCAGATTGAGCGGCAAGCCAGCGCCGGAAAAGATGATATCGATGCGCTCTTCCACGGCGGCGCGGACCAGGTGGGCAAAGTTGGTGAGCACCACCATGATGTTCACGCCGATAATGCCCTTGGTCTTGTCCTTGGCAGCGCGGATCTGCTTGCGCAGGGCGCGGCTGTTGGCCGCGACGTAGTCGGTCTTGAAGTCGGGCTCCTGCCAGCCGATGCCCGGCGTGGCGATGACGCCGATGCCGCCGGCGTTGGCCACGGCCGAGGCGAGCCCGGAGAGGGAAACGCCGACGCCCATGCCGCCCTGGATGATGGGCAGTCTGGCCGAGAGCCCGCCGATGGAGAGAGAAGGTAGTGGCATAATCTACATAGCCCCGGAAACTGCGCAGGCGGATGACGCGGCAGGCATGTCAGCCGCAAGGGCGGCGTGGCCATGAATGAACGCGCTGCTACGGATTTCGCATACGTCCGAAGCGCGAACGCAGACACGTTGAGGGTAAATAAGAAAGCGCTGCGCCGGAACGGACGCCACGTGCCGGAAATCAGAGGCGTGGGGAGATGTCTGGAAAGACAAGTACTTTCAGTCCTGCTCGAAACTCGGGGTCACACAAGACCGAAAGTATGCCTGCTTCGGGGGATGCAGAGGATACTGCTCTGAAAAATTCAGATGATCGATGCGTGCCTTGTTTCATGGTGTCCTAGCAAGGATCGACAGCCTACGCAAGCGTTGCAGCTTTCATTGATGAATATTACATATTCGTCATAACAATAACGGTAAAAAGGACATTTCCATCATGAAACATCTGATTGCATACGCTTCATCGGCAGGAACCACCCGCCGCGCCGCGGCAATGATTCGCGACGGTCTGGCTGAGCGCGGTGTGGAGGCGGAGCTCTTTGACCTGCGGCGGTACACCCGTGGCGAGCTGCCTGCGGCGGACGAGCCCCTGTGCCTGTGGATAGGATCACCCGTGTACGCCCAGCACCCAGTGCCGTACTGCGCCGCATTCATCAAGGCGCTGGGCGCGCCGGAAGGCTCTTGGTGCGCGCCGTTCGTGGCCTGGGGCGGGGTGTCCACCGGCGTTGCCCTGGAGGAGCTGGGCCAGGCCGCGCTGGACGCCGGGTACAACCTTGCCGGCGGGGCGCGCGTGCTCTGCGCGCACTCCAACCTCTGGCGGGAGGCGGACCGGCCCCATGACGACCGGCCGAACGCACAGGACAAGGCGCTGCTGGCCGAGCTGGCCGGCACGGTTGTCGAGCGCATCGAAGTCGGCGAGCCCTGCGACATCGAGAGCATGCGCCAGCGCATCCCTGTCGTGCTGGAGGCGTCCGCCCAGATGAGCATGGATAAGATGCGCACGATGATACCCAAGCCGGAGCTGGACGCCGCCGCCTGCATCGGGTGCGGCCTGTGCGCCGAGGAGTGCCCCGCGGCTGCCATCACCCTGGAAGGGGAGCCGCCCCTGCCGCACATCGGTCCGGCGTGCGTCCGCTGCCGGGGTTGCGTGCGCGTCTGCCCGGAAGGTGCCTTCCTCGCCGACATGAGCGGCGCGCCGAAGCATCTGGCCAGTTTGATCGAGCGCTTCCAGGAGCCGGCAGAAACCACGATCTACTGACGCTGCGTCGCGCGCACAGGGGGCGGCAACCCGCCGGCCGGGGCACAATCCCGTTTGACATCTCGGCGCGGGAGGTCTAGCCGAATGTGTCCCGCTTTTGGGGGGGACTGAGAGCCGCTGGCAAACCTTTGTCTGCGTTTGCTATGGCTCGCTCGGATTTCGGCTTCGTCAACCTGCATCGGCGTAGGACTCGCTACGTCTGTTTCGGTTTTTCTGCCCGAACCCGCCCCCTCGCGCCCGGCGCGGCGACCGGTTTTGTCAGAGACTCTTCAAAGCGCGATTGAGTACTACGCGCGCAATGGCGTGGGGTAATCACCCCGAGACGTGACCCGTTCGGCAGGCAAGCGGACGGAAACCACAGTGAACGCAGGAGCGTGCTTCATGGGCCAAGCGCCGCGCGCGTCGATCATTTCCATGGCTTTCGTGGTCACGGGCAATCTGCTCGGGGCCGGCATTCTCGCACTTCCGGTCAACACCGGCCTTTCAGGATTCATCCCATCGCTGGTGAGCATCCTTCTGATGTGGGCGGCGATGTTCTCCACAGCCCTGATCCTGGCCTCGCAGAAGCATTTTGCCGAGAGCCCCACGGCCGATCTGCCGAGCTTCTTCGGCGCGGAGCTGGGCGCGGCGGGCAAGTGGATCACCGTGCTTGCCAACCTCGTGATCCTCTATGGCCTGCTCACGGCGTATCTGAGCGGCGCGGCCTCCGTGCTGGAGGATATTCTGGGCGCCAAGGTGCCGGGCTGGGCCCTGCTTGCCGGCTTCTTCCTGGTTGCCAGTCTGCTCACAGTGTTCGGCATGAAAATAATGAGCCGCTGCAACGCCGTGCTGATGGTCTTCCTCTTCGCGTCGTTCATCCTGCTTGTGATTTTCGCCGCGCGGTTCATGAAGCCGGAGCGGCTGGTCTACACGGACTGGAGCTACCTGCCGGCCACGTTACCCATCGTGGTTACGGCGTTCCACTTCCACAACATCATCCCCACCATCTGCCGCTCCATGAACTTCGACTTCAAGGCGGCGGCCAAAGCCATGTTCATCGGCATGGGCATCGGCTTCGTGATGAACTCGCTGTGGGTGCTGGTGGCCGTCGGCGCGCTGCCCCTGGCCGGGAGCGGTTCGGACACGCTGCTGCACACCTTCCAGACCAACCTGCCGGCAACCGTGCCCCTGGCCGATCTCATCCGTTCCCCGGCGTTCACGATCGGGGCCATGATGTTCGCCCTGGTGGCCATCACCACGTCGTTCATGGCCAACGGCACGGCGCTGCTCGGTTTTGTGAGCGATCTGACGACGCGGAACGGGCGCACGCCCTCGCGCATCGTGGTGCTGTTCCTGGCGCTGGGGCCGCCGCTCCTCATCGCTCTGGTCTACCCGGCCATATTTCTCAAGGCGCTGGACGTCGTGGGCGGCGTGGGCATCGTGGTCATCTTCGGCATCCTGCCCGGCGTGCTGCTGGCAAAGCAGCACAGGGGCAAGCTGCGCCTGGCCGGCATTGTGCTCGTGGCGGTGTTTTCGGTCGTGCTGCTGTACGAGATAGGGCAGGAGACGGGCATGTTGCGAATAGAGCCCGCGGCCGAGTACTGGCACACGGGCTCCCCACACGTGGTGCCGCAGTAGGGCCCACGCGCTTAGCGGTTCGCTGCTACAGGGACGGCATGTCCACCACCTGGACGGAGGTCGCCTGCAGGCCCTTGTCGCCCTGCACGATGGCGGCGACCACGCCGGCGCCCTGGCGCAGGTCGTCGAAGTCGCGTCCGACAACGGCGTTCTTGTGGAAGTAGACGTCGCGTTCGTCCAGGGTGCGCAGGAAGCCGTAGTCCTCGCCGTGGAAGACCTTGGCGACAACGGCGTTGGCCTGCTGCATGGGGTGCTGTTTGACCTCGCCGCGCTGCTTCTCGGTAATCTTCTGCAGCTTGCGGCGGGCGGCGTCAAAGGCCTCGCGGACCGTGGGCAGAAGCTCGGCGGGAATGGGCGGGGCCACTGCCTCGCGTTCGATGGCGAACTCCTTGCCCGGGGCGACGTTCAGATTAAGGCGGATGCGGAAGGGGTTGCCGCCGCGCTGATTCTTGTCCTCCATTTCCACGGCCACGCGCAATGACGTGATGTGGTCGCAGACCTGCTCCAGCTTGTCACTCTTGGAACGGACTAGGTTCTCAATGGTTCTGCCTCGATCCTCAATGCCGGTGATCGATATTTCGATGGGGACGTCCATTCAACGCACCTCCATAAGGGTGTATGTTGGTTGGTTTCCTACTGCCGTGGCCATTGTGCGCATCCCACGTCCCCCTACGGGTCCGTATGCCGCGGCCGGAGCCGGTTCCCGGCCTCCTGACCATGGCCGGAACCACAGCGGGGCATGGGATTCGACTCCACCGTACCATCTTCCAGGCCGTTCGCCCACCGCCGGGGGATGAAAAATCATCAAAAATAGCGGAACGTGGGGCAGGGGGGAGATGCGGCGGGGAAAGGGTCCTTGCATTCAGTAGACGGAAATGCATATCAAGAGGCAACTATCGAACTGGTTGTCTGGAGAAAACATGGCAGAGTCCTTTTGGAAGCAGCTTTTCAGAAAAATCGACAAGGCCTGTTATCGCCCGGCCTGTGCAATACGCTCCCGGTTTTTCGGCATACTATGCAAGATATTGCTGGTGGTCACTTTTCTCGTGGTATGGGATTTCGTCGCGCATCAGGAAGGTGTTGTTCGTACATGGGTGTCCCACGCATGGAATGAGCTGCTTTCGTTGATGGGCGACGGGGGCACGCCCGCTCCTCCGTTTGAAGTCGCCAAAAGCCTGGGCCTGCTTGTCGCGGCGTTCCTGGGCCTCGGCTTCACGGCGTGGCGCGCCTTTGCCTACGATCGCCAGACCGTGGTGGCGGAACAGGGCCATCTCACAGAGCGCTTCAACAAGGCTGCGGAGCAGCTTGGCAGTGAGCACATGACCGTGCGCATCGCGGCGATCAACGCCCTCTGGCGCATCGGCGTGGACAGCAAAAGCCAGGACGACAAACGCGCCGTGCTGGACGTGCTCTGCGGCTTCGTGCGGGAGTATAGACCCGAGTCGCTCGCACAATCCGCCCAGGTGCAGAAAAAGCGTCTCGCGCGCGCATTGCTGAAGCGAAAGCACACGGTATCTCCGCTCAAACGCAAAGCAACGCAACAAGTGTGCCCACCAGACGTGCAGACCGTGCTCGACTTCCTGGGCAAACGCATGGACGCCCTGCACTTCAAGCCGTGGCGCATGGATTACGCCGTGGACCTGAGTGGCGCTTACTTGGCAGGTTGCAATCTGTCTGGGTATTCCCTGCGAGGCATAAGTCTCCATGGTGCGAACCTGTGCCGCGTCCAAGCGGAGGGAGTGGACCTTGCCCAAGCAGATCTGGGGGAGGCCAACGTGCAGGGAGCCAACTTAACCTTTGCGCATCTGGCCGGAGCCAAACTTTGGGATGCGTATTTGGTCGGAATCAATCTCGGTGGAGCGCATTTGGACAGGGCCAATCTCGGTAGAGCGCATTTGAACGAGGCCAATCTTTTTAGGGCACATCTGGACGAGGCCAATCTGGGTGGAGCGCATCTGGATGGGGCCAGTCTCGAAGGAGCGCATCTGGTTGGGGCCGATCTCTTGAGGGCGCGTCTGGCCGGGGCCAATCTCCGTGTGGCGCATCTGGACAAAGCCAATCTCAATGGAGCGCATCTGGCCGGTGCCGATCTTTCGAGAGCGCATCTAAACGGTTCTGATCTTTCGAGCGCGCATCTAGAGGGGGCCAATCTTTGGAGCGCGCGTCTGGAACGTGCTATTTTTCGTTTGGCGCATCTGGAAAAGGCTGATCTCAGGGATGCGCATTTGGATGGGGCTGATCTTTCGAAAGCACATCTGGATGGAGCCGATCTCCGTGTGGCACGTCTCAACGGGGCGAATTTTTTTGAAGCACATCTGAACGGGACTGATCTTCGTGCGGCGCGTCTGGAGGATGCCTGTCTTTGGGAAGCGCATTTTGACGGCGCCAATCTCAAAGATATCCATCTCAACAGGGCGGCTCTCTCCGGGGCAATCTTCAAGAATGCTAGGAACCTTCGCCAGAAGCAAATAGATGCAGCCTGTTGGGATGGTAAATATCCACCTACGCTCCCCCCTGGGTTCACCTGTCCGCCTAATTACTGCGAGTGGGACTTGGCAGAACAAAAAGTCGTCCCCATCGATCCCCCGGACGCCATTGCCCCCTGTCCTGCAAAAGAGCCCGACGAATAGGAAAGACGCCCGCGCCAAGCGCAAGGCAGTCCGGCCAGGCGGTACAAGCCGCAGTTGCTCAGCCGCGTGAACGGCCAGCTCTGTGTTGAGCCATCTGCGCGCCACGGTATGCTGAATTAGGGAAGGGGAGAGACGCCCCCTGAAGGGCATCGTCGCGAATCGATTCTACCCGTATACCTACCCGTGAGCCGGCTATCGCCGGCAGGCAGGATGGGCAACAATCCGGAAAACATGGTCGGGGCGGCCCGATTCGAACGGGCGACCCCCTGCTCCCAAGGCAGGTGCGCTGCCAGACTGCGCTACGCCCCGACTGTGTTGGCATGGGTTAACGGACTTGGCCCCCGGATGCAAGCGCTACGCGTCCGAAATCCCCAGAAATGCGATGTCCTCCGGAGCTTAGCTCTTCCGATCATTTGGCTTTTCGGATAGGTTGAACCCGGCCGGAATTCCTGAATCCGTGCGGGCCGCCCAGGGTATTTGCTCCTATACAGTGCGAGAAAGCATAGTAGTTATTAAAGAATATTCATGCATTTCCCTCCCCGCATATATCGTTTTCGCAATCGCATCAGCCGGCGGACCTTCCTGGAGGCCTGCGCCGTGGGCGCGTTGGGCACGGTCGGCTTCGGCGCGGGGCTGGCCGCATCGTTCAACGCCTTCGCCTCCAACGGCACTCTGGCGTCCGCCTCCAGCATGACCGATCAGCAGCGGGAGTTCCTGTCCAGTGAAGGGCGGCGCTACTGTGGGCTGACCCTGCACATCATCACCGAGGACACGCCGCCCAGCCGCGCCTGTCGGGAGATAGCCGTGCGGGAGTTCGCCGCGCTCACCGGCATCGACGTGGACTGGGAGCTGGCTCCGCTCAGGCGCGTTCTGGCCAAGACGCTGCAGGACGTGAACAGCAAGGCGGGGCGGTACGACATCTACTACGTGGACCACTCCTGGCTGGCCACCATGAGCCCGCATGTCCATTCCCCGGAGCCGTTGCTGCAGAACCCGGAGATCGCCTATCCCGACTTCGATTTTCCGGATTTTCTCGAAGCGCTCGTGGACAAGGTTGCCTCCCATGGCGGTCGGCTCATGGGCCTGCCGTACGATATCCCCATTTTGATCATGGCCTACCGCCGCGACGTGCTGGACTCGCTGGGCCTGGCGCCGCCGCGCACCTTGGACGAGTATCAGCACGTGGTGCAGGCCGTGCAGGAGGCCAGAGCGCCCGAGATGTACGGCTCTGTGGGACAGTGGAAGGCCGGGCATTACTCCCTGGTCTGCGCCATGAGCTCCTGGCTGTGGGGCCATGGGGGTTCGTTCTTCAAAAGTGACGGCTGGCCGGGATTTCTGGACGATCAGGCCGCATCGGCCATGCGCTACATGCTGGAGCTGGGCAAGTACATGCCGCCGGGCGCTACGGCGTGGGACTGGGACGGCCAGGGGCGGAGCTTTGCCCAGGGCGGCGCGGCAGTGGCCATTGTCTGGAGCGAGCAGTTTCCGCTGTTTGACGACCCGGCGCGTTCGTCCGTGGTCGGCCTGGTGGAGCCGTCGCCGTGTCCGCAGGCCCTGGCGCTACGGCCGTCTTCGGAAACCTCTTTCGGCGAGACGCCGGGCGTCTCCCACCAGGGCGGCAGCTGCCTGGCTCTTTCGAGCTACAGCAAGAACATCACGCCGGCGTGGATGTTCATGCAGTGGGTGACAAGCAGGGACGTAAGCGTCCGCGCGAGCCTGCTGGGCGGCGGGGCCAGCCTGATGCGCCGGAGCTGCTACGAGGATCCGCGCATCATGGCCCAGAAGCGGGTGGGGCCGGGAACCACCAGGCATCTCGACGTGACCCTGGACGCCATCACGCACAATATGGGCACGGAGCCGCACCTGAGCGGCTGGGATCAGCTTGTCGTGAACGGATTCGGTGTTGAGCTGGGGCGGATGGTGACAGGGCAGCAGGGAGTGAAGGAGACCCTGCGCGCCATGCAGAGCGCTGCGGGCAACCATGTGAGAAACCTGAGGCCTGCCGTATGAGCCGGTTCGGTGGGGAACACGCGGCCAGGAACCGGGACGATGCGGCGCAGGAGAAGTCCGGCTCGTTCTTCCTCGGCTCCATGCGCACGAAGCTGCTCGCGGCGTTTCTGGTCGTGGCTCTGAGCCCGCTGCTCGTCTTCGCCTATATCAACCACCGTTCCACGCTGGACGCGCTCAAGGAGTCGGCCTACCGCTCCCTGTCCGCTGCGGCGTCGCAAACCGTGTCCCGGCTCTCGGGTTTTGTGGCTGCCAACATCGAGATCATCGGTGCCGAGGCGCGGTTGCCTGCGCTGGCCGACTACCTGCTCCTGCCGGATCAACTCCAGGCCAACAGGTCGATACGCGACAATCAGCGCGAGATTCTGCATTCCTTTGCCGAGAAGAACCCGGTGTTCATCCACTCCTACGGCCTGTTGAACTCGCAGGGCGTCGTGGTCGCGGATACGCGCCACGAAAAGGAGGGCTGGAGCGAGGCGCGGCAGGGTTACTTTGAAGAGGCCATGAACTCCGGCCTGCCGTGCGTCTCCGAGGTGGATGTGGTGCCGGAGTATCGCCAGGCGTTCATTCATTTCGCCAGCCCGGTGCTGGACAGAAACGGCCGCACCCTCGGCGTCTTGCGCTCCACGTACAGCATCGCCGTGCTTCAGCAAATGCTGGCCCTGGATCTTGGCATTGCCGGCGACTACTCGGCCCCGCTGCTGGTGGACGCCAAGGGCCGCATCCTCGCCTTTGGCCGGCTCTCCCACTCCAGCCTGAGCAGGTATCTGCTGCAGCCTGTTTCTACACTGGCTCCCGGAGCGGAGGGCCGTACCGAGAGCCATCTGACCATGGCCGTGAAGGCGTCCGAGGACACGCCGCAGACCTTCACCACCCATCTGCAGCTGGGGGACCAGGGCCCGGAAGCCGTGGCCATGGGCGTGCTGTCCAGCATGGGCTGGCGCGTGTTTTTCCTGCAGCCGGAGGGCGTGTTCCTGGCTCCGGCACACAGGCAGGGGCAGTGGCTCGCCGGTCTGGCAGCGGCCATATCGCTGCTTGCCATCTTCGCGGCCGCCATATCCTCGCGTATCTTCACCCGACCCATCACCAGGCTGACCGAGGCGACCCGGCGCGTGGCCAAGGGCGATCTGCGCGGCCGGGCGCCTGTCTACTCCAACGACGAGATAGGCTCGCTGGCGCGTTCCTTCAACGCCATGACCGCGGAGCTGGAGCGGCGCATCGAGACGGAGAACACTCTTTCGGACATCTCGCGCGAGTTCATCAACGTGCCGGCCAACGCCACGGCCGAGGCGCTGCGCTGGGCCCTGATGCGTCTGGCGTCGTTCCTGGGCCTGGATATCGGCATGATCCTCCAGACCACGGAGGCCTCCGCCAACGGCGGCCGCGCCTTCAAGCTCTCCCACGCCTGGCGGTCGCCCCTCTTTGTGGAAACTAAGGGCTCCTGCCTCGCACGGGGATGCGCCCTGGCCTGGCTGGATCAGCGCCTGCGCGAGCAGAGCTCGTTCCACATCCAGGACATCACCTTGCTGCCGCCGGAGGCCGACTGCGAGCGGGAAGCCTTTACCGACGAGGGCGTGCGCTCCCTGGCCGTGCTCCCGTTCTCCTATGGCGGCGAGTTCCGGGGCATGCTCTGCCTGGCCTCGTCCAAGGTGCGGGAGGAGAGCTTCACCGAGGAGGAGCTGCGGCTCATCCGGCTGGTGAGCGAGATCTTCGGCACCACGCTGGAGCGGCACGACTCCCAGGAAGCGCTGCGCCAGAGCGAGGAGCGCTACGCCCTGGCCCAGAAGGCCGCGAACATCGGCAGCTGGGAGTGGGACATCACCACGGGCAGGCTCTATTGGTCCGACGCGCTGGAGCCGCTGTTCGGCTACGAGGTGGGCGAGTTCCAGGGCACGTACAAGGCGTTCCTCGACATGGTTCCCCCGGAGGACCGCAAGATGGTGCTCGACGCCGTGGGCGCGTCCTTTCGCCGCGGCGCGTCGTACAACGTGGAGCACCGCATCATGCGCAAGGACGGCGGGGAGCGTTGGGTGGCCGAGGCCGGCGAGGTGGTTCTGGACGCCGAGGGCCGGCCCCAGCGCATGCGCGGTATTTTGCAGGACATCACCGAGCGCAAGTGGGCCGAGGACGTGCTCTCGCGCCTGAACAAGCGGCTGGAGCAGCTTGTGGAGGTGCGCACCAAGGACCTGGAGAACAAGGCGCACGAGCTGGAGCTGGCCAACAAGCGGCTCATGGCCCTGGACGAGATGAAGTCAACCTTCCTCACCTCCGTGTCCCACGAGCTTCGCACGCCGCTGACCTCGGTGCTCGGCTTCACCCGGATCATCATGCGCGACTTCAAGCGCATTTTTCTGCCCATGGCCGTGCAGTGCAGCGAGACGGTCCAGAAGCGCTCCTACCGTATCCTGGAGAACCTGGAGATCATCGCCAGCGAAGGCGACCGACTCACCAGGATGGTCAACGACGTGCTCGATCTGTCCAAGATCGAGTCCGGCCGCATGGAATGGCGCGACAGGGACGTGGATTTCGGAAAAATCATCGAGCAGTCCGTGCGCTCCGTGGGTGGGCAGCTCCGCGGGAACAGCGATATCTCACTGCGCATGCAGATTGCCGAGGACCTGCCCAAGGTCCACATGGACCCGGACCGGCTCTCCCAGCTTTTGGTGAATATCGTGGGCAACGCCGTGAAGTTTACGGAGCAGGGCGAGGTGCTGGTCCAGGCGTGCTCGCCCGTGGAAGGGGCCGTGCAGGTTCGGGTGACGGACTCCGGCCCGGGCATCGAGCGCGACGAGCTGAGCAAGATCTTCGACAAGTTCCACCAGGCGGCGCGGCGCGACACCATGGACGACAAGCCGCCGGGAACAGGCCTCGGCCTTGCCATCTGCCAGCAGATCGTCGACTATTACGGCGGCATTCTCTGGGTCGAATCGGAGCTCGGCAAGGGCTCCACCTTTGTGTTCGAGCTGCCGGTGCGCAACGCGCAGGACGGCTACGGAGCCGATCCCCAGCCGGCCTGGGGCAAGAGCGTGACAGGTTGGGACATGGCGTAATGCCGCTGCCCCCCCGGATTGCTTGGGGATTGTTCGAGCACGCATATTTTCCGGAACCCCAGCCGGCCTCCACGCCTCCGGCCCATCGGCGCGGCGGGTGGACGGCCCTTTTCCAAAATCAAGGAGCGTTGGCTAAAATGGATATAACCTACACCCCTATCGGGATTCTGCACACGCCGTTCACTACGCCGCAAGGCATGCCCATACAGCCCAAGGGGGCGCGCGGCGTGCGCGGCGAGCTGGAGCTCGATCCCAAGTTCGAGGCCGGTCTCGTGGATATCGACGGCTTCTCCCACCTCATCCTGCTCTACCATTTCCATGCAGCCGGCGAGACCAGGCTGACCGTCACGCCGTATCTGGACACCGCCTCCCACGGCGTGTTCGCCACGCGCGCTCCGGCGCGGCCCAACTCGCTGGGCCTGTCCGTGGTCAAGCTGGTGGGCGTGCGCGGCTCCGTGCTGGAGCTGGAGGACGTGGACGTGCTGGATGGCACGCCGGTGCTGGACGTGAAGCCCTACGTGCCGGCCTTTGACACGCCGGTGAGCGAGGTGCGCTCCGGCTGGCTGGAAGAGAAGGGAAGCGATGCGGGCGACGCCCGCGCGGACAAGCGCTTTCACGAGGCGTCCGGACCGTCCGGGGCATCTGGCGCCTCGGAGTAGCGATGCGACTGCAGCTGGACATTCGCAAGCAACTGCCCAGCCGCGGCCGTGTCTTCGAGCTGCGCAGCCGGTTTTCCACAGCCGACCGCCACGTGGTGCTGTTCGGGCCGTCCGGGTCTGGCAAATCCCTGACCCTCAACGCCCTGGCCGGGCTGCTCACGCCGGACTCCGGAACCATCGCCGTGGACGGCGTGACCTTTTTCGACGCGTCCAGGGGCGTTGATCTGCCCGCGCGGGAACGCCACGTGGGCTACGTGTTCCAGGACTACGCGCTCTTCCCGCACCTCTCGGTCCGGCACAACGTGGCCTTTGGCCTGAAAAAGCTGGGCCGGCGGCTGGGCAAAGCGCACGCCGGGCAGGTGGAGGAAATGCTCTCCCTGCTGGGACTGGCCGGCATAGCAGGCAACATGCCGGCCGAAATATCCGGCGGACAGCGCCAGCGCACCGCCCTGGCCCGCGCCCTGGTCACCAAGCCGGGCCTGCTGCTCCTGGACGAGCCGTTCTCCGCCCTGGACGAGCCCCTGCGCAAGGCCATGCGGCAGGAGGTGCTGCGGATTCTGGAATACTTCGACATGCCCCTGGTGCTGGTCACGCATGACCCGGCCGACGTCTCCATGTTCGGCAGCACCGTGGTCATGGCCAAGGACGGCAGGGTGGAGGAAACCGTGACCCTGGCCGAGCTGGAAGCGCGCGGCGCAAGCCTGCAGGAAGCACTGGCCGCATGGTTCTAAACGTCATCGCACCAATGCTTTTTCGCTTGCTGGCGGCGTGAGGCTCGCCCCGTCCGAGGGCTCTGCCCTCGGGCACCCGCCAGGGAGCTCAGCTCCCTGGACCCATATATTGGGGTCCGGGGACCAGTGGTCCCCGGCAGGGGGTGCTGGGGGACAGCGTCACCCAGCCCGCCGGAGGCGTCTTTGCTCCGGCCGCCGGAAGCTCTCGGGCTACATTTCCACGCAGCGTTGTGCAGGCAGGCCGGACTGCGCCGGGTGCTTGATCTCGCGCATTTCGGTGATGAGGTCGGCGCGTTCGGCCAGCCAGTCCGGCAGGCCGCGGCCGGTGAGCACGATGTGCGGCGGGTTGGCCCGCTTGTCCTGGATGGTTCCTGAAAGCGCCAGCAGCTCCTCCACTTCCTCGCGGGTCACCAGGTCGGAGCCCAGGGCGTAGAGAATCTCGTCGAGCACGATGAGGTCCACGGGCCGCCGGCGCGCCAGGCCGGTGCCTTCCTGCGCCGGCGTGGGCGGCAGGAGCCGCTCCCTGGCCCATTGCAGAACGGCCTTGGCCGCCTCGCGGTGCTTGGGGTAGTCGGCCGGGTCGCGGTAGAAGCCCAGGCCGCCGGCGAGGAAATCGTGCCCCAGCTCGGTTTCCAGAAAGCGCTGCTCGCCCGCGGCGTCCGGCCGCTTGAGAAACTGTCCGAACGCCACGGCAAAGCCGCCGCCGATGGCGCGCACGGCCTGGCCTATGCCGGCCGTGGTCTTGCCTTTACCTTCTCCAGTGTAAACGATGATCATCCGGCGTACCGATCCTCCAGGGCGTTCATGGCAACGCCGTGCACGGGCCGCCCGCACTCCGAGCACTTGGAAAGATCCGCCTTGACGACCTGGAAGCCCTCGCGGCGGATGGCCACGGCGTTGCACCCCGGGCAGTAGGTATTGTTGCCGGGGTGGCCGGGCACGTTGCCTACATAGACATAGTAGAGACCGGCCTTCTTGCCAATATCGTAGGCCATCTCCAGCGTCTTGGTGGGGGTGGAGTCCCGGTCCATGAGCTTGTAGGTGGGGTGGAAGCGGGAGATGTGCCAGGGCACTTCCAGGCCCAGATTTCCGGCGATGAACTCCGCCAGCCGGGTGAGCTCGGCTGGGTTGTCGTTGGCGCCGGGAATGACCAGGGTCGTGACCTCCAACCACCAGTCGCTTTTGGCGATGCGCTTCAGGTTGTTCTTCACCGGTGTCAGCTT from Oceanidesulfovibrio marinus includes:
- a CDS encoding cob(I)yrinic acid a,c-diamide adenosyltransferase, with translation MIIVYTGEGKGKTTAGIGQAVRAIGGGFAVAFGQFLKRPDAAGEQRFLETELGHDFLAGGLGFYRDPADYPKHREAAKAVLQWARERLLPPTPAQEGTGLARRRPVDLIVLDEILYALGSDLVTREEVEELLALSGTIQDKRANPPHIVLTGRGLPDWLAERADLITEMREIKHPAQSGLPAQRCVEM